The Faecalibaculum rodentium genome segment CGGGGCCCCTGACCAGAAGCCTGAAACTGCTGGGGAATGCAGAAATATCCTGGGATGCAGTTCTGGAAGTGGACGACAGCTGGTTCCAGGATTCGGATCCCGGACAGCTGGCTGCACTTCTGGCGGATGCGGATCACATTCGTGTCATCAATCACAAAAGGACAGAACAGTGTGTGGATCCAAACCTCGGTCCCATGGATGAACACGGCTACAGAGACTGGAAAGAGAGGCTGGAGAAGTGAACTGGCAGGTGGTAAAACGGGATGGCACAGCTGTGGCATTTGATGTGGGAAAAATCATGAAAGCCATGGAAAAGGCATTTGCAAGCCTCGGGGATGTTCCCGACCGCAGCATTCTGCAGATGCTGGCTCTCCGGGTGAGTGCAGATTTTATGCCCAAAGTGTCGGACGGCCGGATTTCTGTGGAACAGATCCAGGACAGTGCAGAACGGATCCTGTCTCTGGCCGGATATGCGGAGGCTGCGAAGGCCTATATTCTTTACCGGAAACAGAGAGAACATGTACGGGCTCTTGAGGACAGCTCCAGCCGGTATGCCTCACTGACAAAATCCTATCTCGAGCGTCCTGAATCCACAGGAAGTCAGGAAATGGATGCCGTCTACTCTCTGGGCGGGCTGATGCTTTCCAATTCAGGGGAAGTGACCCGTCATTACTGGCTGGGTTCCATATTCGATGAACAGTCAGCCCGGGCGCACAACGATGGATGGCTCCATATCCATGATCTGGAAATGCTGGCACCCGGCAGTGCAGGCTGGGACATTCGGGGTCTGATTCAAAAGGGGCTCCATGTCAGGGGACAGATATCTTCCCGACCCCCGAGACATCTCAACGCACTTTGTGCCCAGCTGGTGAATTTCATTACCATCATGCAGAATGAATGGTCCGGAGCCCAGTCGATCAGTCATTTTGATACCTGCCTTGCTCCTTTCGTGAAAAAAGACGGCCTGCGGCCTGAACAGGTCAAGAGTGCAATGGAAACCCTGGTCTATGGCCTGAACACCCCCAGCCGTTGGGGGACACAGCCGGCATTCTCCAATGTGGTATTCGATCTTTGTGTGCCCCGGGAGTGGAAAGATGCAGAGGCGGACCCTGACAGTGGAATCCGGTATGGGGACTGTGAGCCGGAAATGCAGATGATCCGGGAGGCGTTCTTCAGCGTTCTTGCGGATGGAGATACAGAAGGCCGGGGGTTCCCCTTTCCAATTCCAGTGATCCGCATCGACCGGGCCTGTCCAGAGGAACGCGAAATCTTTGAGGCTGCTGCCCGATATGGAAATCCTGTCTTTGCAAGAAACAGTCCGCCGATGGAAGGCTTTTTCTCCTGGGAAGGGGGCCGGTGCAGTCTTGGGGCTGTGACTTTGAATCTCCCCAGAATTGCCTGGAGCAGCCGGGATGAAGAGAGCTTTTTCCGGAAACTGGAGGAAACTGCCAGACTTGCGGCCAGGATCCTGGAAACACGCAGGCAGGTGATCCGGCGGTTTTTCGACAGCGGTCTGTATCCATGCACAAAGGGATATCTGGAATCTCTGGACAGCGGCTATTGTGCCATCGGTGTCATCGGCATGAATGAAGCCTGTCAGAATGCATGTTTTATCCACCAGGATCTCAGGTCCGGACGCGGGCAGGCATTTGCAGTCAAAGTACTGCAGTTTCTCAGAGATATCACTGACAGCCTTGACCGGTTTGTGCTCATGGCTACACCTGCAGAAGGTGTATCTCAGCGGCTGGCGGAGCTGGATCTGCAGACTTGTCAGGGAATCAGAACGGCGGGTACTGCCGAAGCTCCCTATTATACAAATTCCTCCCAGCTGGCTGTCGATGCGACCGATGACCTGTTCGAAGCTGTCAGGATTCAGGAGAGACTGCAGCAGTTCTTTTCCGGCGGCTGTTTTTTCAGCATCCCCTACACCAGTAAGCTTGGCAGCCGGGAACTCGCTCTTCTGGAAAAACGTTTGCAGGAGAAAAGCTTCCTGCCTGTCTTTGCATTTTCCCCCACATGGTCGGTTTGTCCCAGGCATGGATTTTCTTCCGGCAGACAGGAAAGCTGTCCTGTCTGTCGGACAGAAGCAGAGGTATGGATTCGTGTTTCCGGGTATTATCGACCTCTCAGCCAGGTCAACAAAGCGAAAAAGCAGGAATATCAGGACCGGAAGGTGTATAT includes the following:
- the nrdD gene encoding anaerobic ribonucleoside-triphosphate reductase translates to MNWQVVKRDGTAVAFDVGKIMKAMEKAFASLGDVPDRSILQMLALRVSADFMPKVSDGRISVEQIQDSAERILSLAGYAEAAKAYILYRKQREHVRALEDSSSRYASLTKSYLERPESTGSQEMDAVYSLGGLMLSNSGEVTRHYWLGSIFDEQSARAHNDGWLHIHDLEMLAPGSAGWDIRGLIQKGLHVRGQISSRPPRHLNALCAQLVNFITIMQNEWSGAQSISHFDTCLAPFVKKDGLRPEQVKSAMETLVYGLNTPSRWGTQPAFSNVVFDLCVPREWKDAEADPDSGIRYGDCEPEMQMIREAFFSVLADGDTEGRGFPFPIPVIRIDRACPEEREIFEAAARYGNPVFARNSPPMEGFFSWEGGRCSLGAVTLNLPRIAWSSRDEESFFRKLEETARLAARILETRRQVIRRFFDSGLYPCTKGYLESLDSGYCAIGVIGMNEACQNACFIHQDLRSGRGQAFAVKVLQFLRDITDSLDRFVLMATPAEGVSQRLAELDLQTCQGIRTAGTAEAPYYTNSSQLAVDATDDLFEAVRIQERLQQFFSGGCFFSIPYTSKLGSRELALLEKRLQEKSFLPVFAFSPTWSVCPRHGFSSGRQESCPVCRTEAEVWIRVSGYYRPLSQVNKAKKQEYQDRKVYMI